In the genome of Vicia villosa cultivar HV-30 ecotype Madison, WI linkage group LG7, Vvil1.0, whole genome shotgun sequence, one region contains:
- the LOC131618086 gene encoding telomere repeat-binding factor 4-like, with the protein MGNQKLKWTQEEEDALIAGIDKHGTGKWKTILVDPQFAHLLTSRSNIDLKDKWRNMNVYVNNGSQGSSSRTPKPKAAPVSTSAVLQICAPPSDTVAASDPSPIEPEVKNPPRYNAMVFDALSTLKDTNGSDLNAIASFIEQKHQQVPQNFRRALSSRLRTLVNQGKLEKVLNCYKIKKDAPLVTKTPSPKQKDVRPQQQLSVYDDMVKKAADTAAYMVAEAENKSRLASEAVMETERFARLAEENDAVLLLAEQLYEQCLHGETFKWA; encoded by the exons atgggGAATCAAAAGCTGAAATGGACGCAGGAAGAAGAAGACGCACTCATTGCCGGAATTGACAAACACGGCACAGGAAAATGGAAAACCATTCTCGTTGATCCTCAGTTCGCTCATTTACTCACTTCACGTTCCAACATCGACCTCaag gATAAATGGCGAAATATGAATGTTTATGTGAATAATGGCTCACAAGGTTCTAGTTCTAGGACTCCGAAACCTAAAGCTGCTCCTGTTTCTACCAGTGCCGTTCTTCAAATTTGTGCTCCTCCTTCTGATACTGTTGCTGCCTCTGATCCTTCTCCAATTGAACCAGAGGTTAAAAATCCTCCAAG GTATAATGCCATGGTTTTTGACGCTCTATCTACATTAAAGGATACTAATGGGTCCGACCTAAATGCCATTGCTAGTTTCATTGAG CAAAAGCACCAGCAGGTTCCTCAAAATTTCAGAAGGGCATTGAGTTCAAGACTAAGGACCCTTGTGAATCAAGGGAAGCTTGAAAAG GTACTAAATTGTTATAAGATAAAAAAAGACGCCCCATTGGTGACAAAAACACCTTCGCCAAAACAAAAGGATGTAAGGCCGCAACAGCAATTATCTGTCTATGATGATATGGTGAAGAAAGCAGCTGATACTGCAGCATACATGGTTGCAGAGGCTGAAAATAAATCTCGTCTGGCAAGTGAGGCAGTCATGGAGACTGAAAGATTCGCACGATTGGCTGAAGAAAATGATGCAGTGTTGTTGCTAGCAGAACAACTTTATGAACAAT GTTTGCACGGTGAAACCTTCAAGTGGGCTTAA
- the LOC131619872 gene encoding TMV resistance protein N-like — MANTALSTSYSNKKHDVFLSFRGEDTRIGFTSHLYDALNHKSIKTYIDYLLNRGEDVWPTLSEAIEDSHVSIVVFSENYASSKWCLEELVKILECRRKVPGQVVIPVFYKTDPSHIRNQSGSFEKAFAKHERDLGNSESDDSKQKVLNWKAALTEAANISGWDSKTHKDESNLIENVVNDVLQKLQLRYPNELEGIVGTDNFCGVVETLMTRIQILGIWGMGGMGKTTIAKVLFAKFFAQYDHVCFANAKEYSLSKLLSELLKEEISPSNVVGTTFHMRRLRSKKVFIILDNVDSLDQFEYLCRNFGDQSKDSRLLITTRDRQLLSERVQSIYEVKQWEDKESLELFSLEAFKQSHPRKGYEDLSQRAVAYAGGIPLALKVLGSNLRSKGTDFWESTFRKLDKFPKEEIQKVLKVSYDGLDPLEKKIFLDIAFFFKGEKKDHVIRILNACGLEASSGIEVLEDKALITISNGNRIQMHDLLKKMGSDIMRKGCGINPATHTRLSGSEALEVIKENKGTSSIEGITLDLSQNKLLPLCSDTFTKMKALRILKFYTPLGQSCSIAYLNLPMVLEPFSSELRYFEWIGYPFETLPQPFCAKLLVEIRMPHSNVKRLWQGMQDLDKLEVIDLGECRHFVQLPDLSKASKLKWVNLSGCVSLVDLHPSVFLAETLTTLILDGCTKLRSVKGQKHLKFLEKISINGCTSLEEFAVSSDLIDTLDLSSTGIQTLDLSIGLPHNLKRLNLEGSRLEHLPKELPSLTSIKELRISGSGLKVKKQQLNVLFDGLRFLQILHLKDCNNLFELPDNISVLSQLQELNLDGSNVKRLPESIRNLQELEILSLEGCKEIQYLPELPSLIKLLNASNCTSLVSVSDLKTIASKMMGNAKYISFRNNLNLDEHSLKHIMESLNLTMMSAAFQNVSVRRLRVAVHSYNYTSVDACIPGISVPRQFKYQTTTESSITIELPSHSNLLGFLYLVVLSPAGGIKKGGAIIKCQCDLGEEGTKVTRFNTYVTELNSDHVYVWYDPFHCDSILKFYEPKLSFEFCVTNDMEEVDDGSICIKECGVRPVCVDELQSVLQQLDLDSEKKNELKKAVELESGRRITLKPIEKRSTSIIPELDSEMVEPETNSNLEESSAGKGQHRDTSKPSKGCSHFFSIDKLRVSSCLKVSKIQTKSSAASGSKENAKNSTEVVKSKGNEGRPYESEASFRLPVTSSVEYNASDNIPVENNYDRQDNFDETENSEEKSNIEGGQITVPDTNDLISEPEQEKENAPTMNLSEPEGDQEDGSDEDHFSELESILLGSPESSPKATCSTNDDAVREALHNVECLLENSLESILGDVELQRQLHMSLEYIKQASHKNVSPNVVKLVQKMTSSIENLFKDFVRTKKVVEDHIDALKQKEKLMQRVRDAKKQKESKQIEKSQLENEAKRLKEEGEKVDEKIRILVEQKKSIELEITKLKESMERCEGEKQKVKNEAKNMITESKELMLSIKNSKSSYAAALSKQQKLKDKWEGFRIDFADEFGSSST, encoded by the exons ATGGCCAACACAGCACTATCAACCTCTTACTCTAACAAAAAACACGACGTATTCCTCAGTTTCAGAGGCGAGGACACTCGAATCGGTTTCACCAGCCATCTCTACGATGCATTGAATCACAAATCAATCAAAACATACATAGATTACCTCCTAAACAGAGGAGAAGACGTTTGGCCAACACTTTCTGAAGCCATTGAGGATTCACATGTTTCCATCGTTGTTTTCTCAGAAAACTACGCTTCTTCTAAATGGTGTTTGGAAGAGCTTGTTAAAATACTTGAATGCAGAAGGAAAGTTCCTGGTCAAGTTGTTATACCTGTTTTCTATAAAACAGATCCTTCTCATATTAGAAATCAGAGTGGAAGTTTTGAGAAAGCGTTTGCTAAACATGAGAGAGATCTTGGAAATAGTGAAAGTGATGATTCTAAACAAAAAGTGCTTAATTGGAAAGCTGCTCTTACAGAAGCTGCTAATATTTCTGGATGGGACTCCAAAACTCACAA GGATGAATCTAACCTCATTGAGAATGTTGTGAATGATGTGTTGCAAAAGCTACAACTGAGGTACCCTAATGAACTAGAAGGCATTGTTGGGACTGATAATTTTTGTGGAGTGGTAGAAACATTAATGACAAGAATTCAGATACTTGGAATTTGGGGTATGGGTGGAATGGGGAAGACAACCATTGCTAAAGTATTGTTTGCCAAATTCTTTGCCCAATATGACCATGTATGCTTTGCTAATGCAAAAGAATATTCACTCAGCAAGCTTCTCTCTGAGCTACTCAAGGAAGAAATTTCACCATCTAATGTTGTAGGAACTACATTCCATATGAGGAGGCTGAGAAGTAAAAAGGTTTTCATTATACTTGATAATGTGGACAGTTTAGATCAGTTTGAATATTTATGCAGGAATTTCGGCGACCAAAGTAAGGATAGTAGACTCCTTATAACGACGAGAGACAGACAATTGCTCAGTGAAAGAGTTCAATCGATATATGAGGTCAAGCAATGGGAAGATAAAGAATCTCTAGAGCTTTTTAGCTTAGAAGCCTTCAAACAAAGCCATCCCCGAAAGGGTTACGAGGATCTTTCGCAAAGGGCAGTTGCTTATGCAGGAGGCATTCCACTTGCACTCAAAGTTTTGGGTTCAAATCTCCGATCCAAAGGTACTGATTTTTGGGAAAGTACTTTCAGAAAACTCGATAAGTTTCCAAAGGAAGAAATTCAAAAAGTTTTAAAAGTGAGCTATGATGGATTGGATCCACTAGAGAAGAAGATATTTCTAGAcattgcattttttttcaaaggAGAAAAGAAAGATCATGTCATAAGGATACTAAATGCTTGTGGGTTGGAGGCAAGTAGTGGAATAGAAGTCCTAGAAGACAAGGCTTTGATAACTATTTCAAATGGAAATAGAATACAAATGCATGACTTGCTAAAAAAAATGGGTTCAGACATAATGCGTAAAGGATGTGGCATAAACCCTGCAACTCATACACGATTGAGCGGGAGTGAAGCTCTTGAAGTAATTAAAGAAAACAAG GGGACTAGTTCAATtgaaggcataacactggatctgtCTCAAAATAAATTGTTGCCTTTATGTTCTGACACATTCACCAAGATGAAAGCCTTAAGAATTCTTAAATTCTATACCCCGTTGGGTCAGAGTTGTAGTATTGCATACCTCAACCTTCCGATGGTACTTGAGCCATTTTCTAGTGAACTGAGGTACTTTGAGTGGATTGGATACCCTTTTGAGACACTTCCACAGCCTTTTTGCGCCAAGTTGCTTGTTGAGATTCGTATGCCGCACAGTAATGTTAAACGACTATGGCAGGGGATGCAG GACCTTGATAAACTAGAGGTGATTGACCTAGGTGAATGCAGACATTTTGTTCAGCTTCCGGATTTGTCTAAGGCATCAAAACTTAAATGGGTTAATCTCTCCGGTTGTGTGAGTCTGGTGGATCTTCACCCATCTGTTTTTTTGGCTGAAACACTTACGACTCTGATACTTGATGGGTGTACAAAGCTTAGGAGTGTTAAAGGCCAGAAACATTTAAAATTTTTGGAAAAGATCAGTATCAATGGCTGCACAAGTCTTGAGGAATTTGCCGTATCCTCGGATTTAATTGATACCTTGGATTTAAGTAGTACAGGGATTCAAACACTTGACCTATCAATTGGGCTACCTCACAATCTTAAGCGGCTTAATCTCGAGGGTTCAAGACTTGAGCATCTTCCAAAGGAGTTACCTAGCCTGACATCTATTAAGGAGCTTAGGATTTCTGGCAGTGGACTAAAAGTGAAGAAACAGCAGCTAAATGTTTTGTTTGATGGCTTACGATTCCTACAAATATTACATTTGAAGGATTGTAATAACTTGTTTGAACTCCCTGACAACATCAGTGTCCTATCACAATTACAGGAATTAAATCTAGATGGAAGCAACGTGAAAAGGTTGCCTGAAAGCATCAGGAATCTTCAAGAGCTAGAAATTCTGTCATTGGAGGGTTGCAAGGAGATTCAGTACCTTCCAGAGCTCCCCTCTCTCATCAAATTGTTAAATGCCAGTAACTGCACGTCCCTGGTTTCGGTTTCAGATTTAAAAACTATTGCGTCAAAGATGATGGGAAACGCCAAATACATTTCATTCAGAAACAACTTGAATTTGGATGAACATTCACTCAAACATATAATGGAAAGTCTCAATTTAACAATGATGAGCGCGGCATTTCAAAATGTGTCTGTTAGAAGACTTCGCGTGGCTGTTCACAGCTACAACTATACCAGTGTTGATGCTTGTATACCAGGAATAAGTGTCCCGAGGCAGTTCAAATATCAAACTACTACCGAGTCCTCCATTACCATTGAGCTTCCTAGCCATTCAAACTTACTGGGATTTCTTTACTTAGTGGTTCTTTCTCCAGCAGGTGGAATCAAGAAGGGTGGAGCTATAATAAAATGTCAATGTGATTTGGGAGAAGAAGGtacaaaagttacaaggtttaaTACTTATGTCACAGAACTGAACTCGGATCATGTTTATGTATGGTACGATCCATTCCATTGTGACAGCATTCTCAAATTTTACGAACCAAAGCTTTCTTTTGAGTTTTGTGTTACTAATGATATGGAGGAAGTTGATGATGGTTCAATCTGTATCAAAGAGTGTGGGGTACGGCCCGTATGTGTTGATGAACTGCAGAGTGTTTTACAGCAATTGGATTTGGATTCGGAAAAGAAAAATGAGTTGAAGAAGGCAGTGGAATTAGAATCAGGACGTAGGATAACCTTGAAGCCAATTGAAAAGCGTTCCACGAGCATTATACCAG AATTAGACTCAGAGATGGTTGAACCAGAGACAAATTCTAATTTGGAAGAGAGCAGTGCTGGAAAAGGTCAACATCGTGATACCTCAAAGCCTTCAAAAGGTTGCAGTCACTTCTTTTCTATAGACAAACTTCGGGTTTCATCTTGTCTGAAAGtttcaaaaatacaaaccaaGTCCAGTGCTGCAAGTGGTAGCAAGGAGAATGCCAAAAACTCTACAGAAGTC GTCAAAAGCAAAGGAAATGAAGGAAGACCATATGAATCTGAAGCTAGTTTTCGTCTACCGGTAACGTCATCTGTTGAATACAATGCTTCTGATAACATACCAGTTGAAAACAACTATGATCGGCAAGATAATTTTGATGAGACCGAGAATTcagaagaaaaatcaaatatagaAGGAGGACAAATCACTGTTCCTGACACCAATGATCTGATAAGTGAACcagaacaagaaaaagaaaatgcacCAACAATGAATCTTAGCGAAcctgaaggtgatcaagaagatgGATCAGATGAGGACCATTTTTCTGAACTTGAGAGCATCCTGTTGGGAAGTCCAGAGTCCTCACCAAAAGCAACCTGTTCCACAAATGATGATGCTGTAAGAGAAGCTTTGCATAACGTTGAATGCCTATTGGAAAATTCACTTGAGTCCATTCTCGGTGATGTTGAGCTACAACGGCAACTACATATGTCTTTGGAATACATAAAACAAGCATCTCATAAAAATGTTTCTCCTAATGTTGTGAAGCTTGTCCAGAAAATGACATCCTCTATTGAGAACCTTTTCAAAGACTTTGTCAGGACTAAAAAAGTGGTTGAGGATCACATTGAtgctttgaaacaaaaagaaaagctcATGCAGCGAGTGAGAGATGCTAAGAAACAAAAGGAATCGAAACAGATAGAAAAGAGTCAGTTGGAAAATGAAGCCAAACGTCTCAAGGAAGAGGGTGAAAAGGTGGATGAAAAAATTCGAATTCTAGTTGAGCAAAAGAAAAGTATTGAGTTGGAAATAACCAAGTTGAAGGAGAGCATGGAAAGATGTGAAGGTGAAAAGCAGAAAGTGAAAAATGAGGCTAAGAATATGATAACTGAAAGCAAAGAGCTTATGTTGAGTATTAAAAATTCGAAATCTTCTTATGCTGCTGCCTTGTCAAAGCAACAGAAGTTAAAAGACAAATGGGAAGGTTTCAGAATAGATTTTGCAGACGAATTTGGAAGTAGCAGTACTTGA